The following coding sequences are from one Tissierella sp. window:
- a CDS encoding type II toxin-antitoxin system prevent-host-death family antitoxin, with product MLNIKPISDLRNYTEVLNEVKEDSPVYLTRNGRGEYAIIKLEELDKLKASIRLLAKLGEGEKSAREEGWLSPDDVEAMLGL from the coding sequence ATGCTGAATATTAAACCAATTTCTGATTTACGGAATTATACAGAAGTACTCAATGAAGTAAAGGAAGATAGTCCAGTCTATTTAACCAGAAATGGACGAGGAGAATATGCTATTATAAAGCTTGAAGAATTAGATAAGTTAAAAGCTAGCATTAGATTATTGGCAAAGTTAGGAGAAGGTGAGAAATCAGCAAGAGAGGAAGGGTGGCTTTCACCAGATGATGTTGAAGCTATGTTGGGATTATAA
- a CDS encoding FHIPEP family type III secretion protein codes for MDIKRFGDMLSKIRQNKNMTQEEFASRLGVTPQAVSKWERGLGLPDISLVAGICTILGVNSNDLLGIQETGKVVENDDMVEQREILMNSCAEPLLIIFGEKLIPAFVEGLKTNIINEKRKKLAMDTGILVPIIRIRDDVNLKANEYCIKSYDKVLLQNELDVVNERTYELIIDKLVEVCRANYSRILNKQIVKTLVDNVKNLYPGVADGVIPEKISYLMYQRVLMGVMDENGHIRNQIKLIELLEEEIIINGNQDIDSVIKDIVSKIK; via the coding sequence ATGGATATAAAAAGATTTGGCGATATGTTATCTAAGATTAGGCAGAATAAGAATATGACACAAGAGGAGTTTGCATCAAGACTTGGGGTTACTCCACAAGCAGTCTCGAAATGGGAACGAGGATTAGGATTACCTGACATTAGTCTTGTAGCTGGTATATGTACTATCTTGGGTGTAAATTCAAATGATCTTTTGGGAATACAAGAAACAGGTAAAGTAGTAGAAAATGATGATATGGTAGAGCAAAGAGAAATCTTGATGAATTCTTGTGCAGAACCTTTGCTGATTATTTTCGGTGAAAAACTTATTCCTGCATTTGTTGAAGGACTTAAAACAAATATTATAAATGAAAAGCGAAAAAAGTTAGCAATGGATACTGGGATTTTAGTACCTATAATAAGAATTAGAGATGATGTGAATCTTAAAGCTAATGAATATTGCATAAAGTCATATGATAAGGTATTGTTACAAAATGAGCTAGATGTGGTAAATGAAAGGACATATGAGCTTATAATAGATAAGCTAGTTGAAGTATGTAGAGCAAATTACTCAAGGATATTAAATAAGCAAATAGTCAAGACTTTGGTCGATAATGTAAAAAACTTATATCCGGGAGTAGCTGATGGTGTAATTCCTGAAAAGATATCATATCTAATGTATCAAAGAGTTTTGATGGGAGTAATGGATGAAAATGGACACATTAGAAATCAAATTAAACTCATTGAATTATTGGAAGAAGAAATAATAATAAATGGAAACCAGGATATTGATTCAGTTATTAAAGATATTGTAAGCAAAATAAAGTAG
- the rsgA gene encoding ribosome small subunit-dependent GTPase A, whose translation MSKRIEDYGFTSSFKKQIEEMNIDKDELVPARVMAVHKEMYIIGYDSIEKGAKLKGSIFYNDNYNIIYPAVGDFVLIKVNPYGDDVVYNVLDRKSKFSRFDTHYQKEQMIAANFDHVFIISSLNHDFNIKRIERYLSIAWESGANPAIVLTKSDLVEDIDEFSTQIEEVAIGVPIFYISSVTGEGIDELRNYLKPRETIVFLGSSGVGKSSLVNALSGDTIMKVNDIRSDDSKGRHTTTHRQLIMLNNGTMIIDTPGMRELSLWNIEDGLDTTFSEIEELMTQCKFKDCKHGKEPGCAIKNALSTGILCDDRWNNYIKLQREAKFAARKERMNLKKKEKLHNKSKDKTSKEVYKWD comes from the coding sequence ATGAGTAAAAGAATTGAAGATTATGGATTCACAAGTAGCTTTAAGAAACAAATAGAAGAAATGAATATTGATAAAGATGAGCTTGTACCAGCAAGGGTAATGGCAGTGCATAAGGAGATGTATATCATTGGATATGATAGTATAGAAAAGGGAGCGAAGCTGAAGGGATCAATATTTTATAATGACAACTATAATATAATATATCCTGCAGTAGGAGATTTTGTTTTGATCAAGGTAAATCCATATGGAGATGATGTAGTATACAATGTATTGGATAGAAAGAGTAAATTCTCTAGATTTGATACCCACTATCAAAAGGAGCAAATGATAGCTGCAAATTTTGATCATGTATTTATTATTTCTTCCTTGAATCATGACTTTAATATAAAAAGAATCGAGAGATATCTTTCCATTGCTTGGGAGAGCGGAGCTAATCCAGCCATTGTTTTGACTAAGTCTGATTTAGTAGAAGATATAGATGAGTTCTCCACACAGATTGAGGAAGTAGCCATCGGAGTACCAATATTCTATATTAGCTCTGTTACAGGAGAAGGGATAGATGAGCTGAGAAATTATCTTAAACCTAGAGAAACCATAGTTTTTCTAGGCTCTTCAGGTGTTGGAAAATCATCTTTAGTCAATGCTCTCTCTGGGGATACCATAATGAAGGTTAATGACATTAGATCAGATGATAGTAAAGGCAGACATACAACTACCCATAGACAACTGATTATGCTAAATAATGGAACAATGATAATAGATACACCTGGCATGAGGGAATTATCACTATGGAATATTGAAGATGGACTGGATACAACATTTTCTGAAATAGAAGAATTAATGACCCAGTGTAAATTTAAGGATTGCAAACATGGAAAAGAACCAGGTTGTGCTATTAAAAATGCTCTATCAACAGGAATTCTCTGTGATGACAGGTGGAATAATTATATTAAGCTTCAAAGGGAAGCTAAGTTTGCTGCCAGAAAAGAAAGGATGAATCTTAAAAAGAAGGAAAAACTTCACAATAAGTCCAAAGATAAAACATCAAAAGAAGTATATAAATGGGATTAG